Proteins from a single region of Hordeum vulgare subsp. vulgare chromosome 6H, MorexV3_pseudomolecules_assembly, whole genome shotgun sequence:
- the LOC123405611 gene encoding uncharacterized protein LOC123405611 — MSLCPNRLGPPARHDTGRALHGLIVLGPGTSPPWAVPGLPPRARVPARHDTIRRRSQSPVSVSATRSTASEAGERHSEAASKAPRRAAVRHARSTQREARAHQRSGHLGERGRSTRLEAASGHAVPYRAGPFGQVCSLVRSSPSSSSRPPLPSPEGRKELEGGRSIPIHSGLGFGRGVAGGLSALLRPDPPPPPPLHLSAPHLTDDQSRTAEHRRAGEEEMMMGMINANQVVHERPERASHLAHAALDTLDVFDTVRDIKDPEHPYSLATRSGAGKSQDKEVGRS; from the exons ATGTCATTGTGTCCAAACCGGCTCGGCCCACCG GCCAGGCACGACACAGGCCGGGCCCTACACGGGCTAATCGTGCTCGGGCCAGGCACGAGCCCGCCGTGGGCCGTGCCCGGGCTGCCACCCCGAGCCCGCGTGCCGGCCCGGCACGACACGATTAGGAGGCGCAGCCAGTCCCCAGTCAGCGTCTCAGCGACACGCAGCACAGCGAGCGAGGCGGGCGAGCGGCACAGCGAGGCAGCGAGCAAGGCGCCGAGGCGGGCGGCAGTGCGGCACGCGCGGTCAACGCAGCGGGAGGCCCGGGCGCATCAGCGATCTGGCCATCTGGGGGAGCGGGGCAGGAGCACAAGGCTCGAGGCAGCCA GCGGCCATGCCGTGCCGTAccgggccggcccgtttggccaggtatgctCCCTTGTGAGGAGCTCGCCATCGTCCTCCTCTCGCCCTCCCCTTCCCTCGCCGGAAGGGAGAAAagaactagagggagggagatccatcccgatccattcggggctaGGGTTCGGGCGGGGCGTCGCTGGCGGCCTCTCCGCACTTCTTCGACCGGATCCGCCGCCCCcacctcccctccatctctcAGCCCCCCACCTCACGGACGACCAGAGTCGCACGGCAGAGCACCGCCGCGCCGGGGAAGAGGAGATGATGATGGGGATGATCAACGCGAACCAGGTGGTGCACGAGCGGCCGGAGCGCGCCTCCCACCTCGCGCACGCGGCGCTTGACACGCTCGACGTCTTCG ATACAGTGCGGGACATCAAGGACCCGGAGCATCCATACTCGCTGGCTACTAGATCTGGAGCTGGTAAATCACAG GACAAAGAAGTCGGAAGAAGCTGA